A genome region from Fibrobacter sp. includes the following:
- a CDS encoding polysaccharide deacetylase family protein — protein MEQNKDIADIQAAEAVFHKKKKFILCYHSFSVMNFKKARVQIRKIAEAAGSPISIAVVPAFGAAPESEAEEFREELEKFVQEGYEIMLHGARHRADLSLKRSLQGKLALLISNNEAEFAGLNERLTQALLKRSLALWKAHGTGKPSGFIPPIWFGNKFLKQQALEIFDYYEDYHGIYKKIGDKIKKTYSKTLSFSIIPNALLGLAQTYACLRMLLPGGTHRLVFHEKDFRTIGEKRILNMVRYTSTMREKIMYKDL, from the coding sequence ATGGAACAAAACAAGGACATTGCCGACATCCAGGCCGCCGAAGCGGTATTCCACAAGAAGAAAAAGTTCATTTTGTGCTACCACAGCTTTAGCGTCATGAATTTCAAAAAGGCCCGTGTGCAAATTCGCAAGATTGCAGAAGCCGCAGGCTCTCCCATCAGCATCGCCGTGGTGCCCGCCTTTGGCGCCGCTCCGGAATCGGAAGCCGAAGAATTCCGTGAAGAACTGGAAAAGTTCGTGCAGGAAGGCTACGAAATCATGCTCCACGGGGCACGTCACCGGGCAGACCTTTCCCTGAAGCGCAGCCTCCAGGGCAAGCTCGCCCTGCTGATTTCCAACAACGAGGCCGAATTTGCCGGTCTCAACGAACGGCTCACCCAGGCGCTTCTCAAGCGTAGCCTCGCCCTGTGGAAGGCCCACGGCACAGGCAAGCCCTCCGGATTCATTCCGCCCATCTGGTTCGGGAACAAGTTCCTCAAGCAGCAGGCCCTGGAAATCTTCGACTACTACGAAGACTACCACGGCATCTACAAGAAGATCGGCGACAAGATCAAGAAAACCTATTCCAAGACCCTCAGCTTTTCCATTATTCCAAACGCGCTCCTGGGTCTTGCCCAGACCTACGCCTGCCTCCGGATGCTCCTGCCGGGCGGCACCCACCGTCTGGTGTTCCACGAAAAGGATTTCAGGACCATCGGCGAGAAACGCATCTTGAACATGGTGCGCTACACCTCCACCATGCGCGAAAAAATCATGTACAAGGATCTGTAA
- a CDS encoding AMP-binding protein has translation MMLNKFLSRTEYSSYDDLYKNFKISIPENFNFAYDVVDEYAKEEPKREALVWCDDEDESHIFTFKDLSLASQRTANFLVEQGIVKGDRVMLILRRRYEFWFFLLALHRIGAIAIPATNMLAAEDLEYRFKAADVKMVVTYDEPTLQKEVDKAKSKCPSVEKLVTVGQTARQNWISFYDDYEIFPASFPRPTGNAATHNDDIMVVYFTSGTSSNPKMVAHTYTYPLGHIVTAKYWQHVIEGGRHLTVAETGWAKALWGKIYGQWIAGSAVFTYDMKVFIPGKLLEKMAEYKVTTFCAPPTVYRYILHHGLSKYDLSSLKYCTTAGEALNLDIYNQFFEQTGIRLQEGYGQTELTLTTGNFGWDIPKPGSIGKPSPGYRMEIVNAEGDPCGVDEVGELIIQIDQGKPFGMFGGYYRDEERTEKVFAGGVYHTGDTATRDKDGYFWFVGRTDDLIKSSGYRISPFEVEEVLHKHPAVLEVAVTGIEDKDRGQAVKATIVLQKGYEASKELSKEIQLFAKKIAASYKSPRIIDFVTELPKTISGKIRRATIRDKDASAQAAEKAEAQAGESTETSSEKSEN, from the coding sequence ATGATGCTCAACAAGTTTCTCTCCCGGACGGAATACAGTTCTTACGACGACCTTTACAAGAACTTCAAGATTTCCATTCCGGAAAATTTCAACTTTGCCTACGATGTGGTAGATGAATACGCCAAGGAAGAACCCAAGCGCGAAGCCCTAGTCTGGTGTGACGACGAAGACGAAAGTCACATCTTCACTTTCAAGGATTTGTCGCTAGCCTCCCAACGCACGGCCAACTTCTTGGTAGAACAGGGAATCGTCAAGGGCGACCGGGTGATGCTCATCCTCCGCCGCCGTTACGAATTCTGGTTTTTCCTCTTGGCGCTGCACCGCATTGGCGCCATCGCCATCCCGGCCACCAACATGCTGGCCGCCGAAGACCTGGAATACCGTTTCAAGGCTGCCGACGTGAAAATGGTGGTGACCTACGACGAGCCCACCCTCCAAAAAGAGGTGGACAAGGCAAAATCCAAGTGCCCCTCCGTAGAAAAGCTGGTGACCGTGGGCCAGACCGCCCGCCAGAACTGGATCAGTTTCTACGACGACTACGAAATCTTCCCGGCCAGTTTCCCACGGCCCACGGGAAACGCCGCCACCCATAACGACGACATCATGGTGGTGTACTTTACCAGCGGCACAAGTTCCAACCCCAAGATGGTGGCCCACACCTACACCTACCCTCTGGGACACATCGTCACCGCCAAGTACTGGCAGCACGTGATTGAGGGAGGCCGCCACCTGACGGTTGCCGAAACCGGCTGGGCCAAGGCCCTCTGGGGAAAAATCTACGGCCAGTGGATTGCAGGCTCTGCCGTGTTCACCTACGACATGAAGGTATTCATTCCGGGAAAGCTCCTGGAGAAAATGGCCGAATACAAGGTCACTACCTTCTGCGCACCGCCCACCGTGTACCGCTACATTCTGCACCACGGCCTTTCCAAGTACGACCTTTCCAGCCTCAAGTACTGCACTACCGCAGGCGAGGCGCTGAACCTGGACATCTACAACCAGTTCTTCGAGCAGACAGGCATCCGACTGCAAGAAGGTTACGGCCAGACGGAACTGACCCTCACCACCGGAAACTTCGGATGGGATATCCCGAAGCCGGGCTCCATCGGCAAGCCTTCGCCGGGCTACCGCATGGAAATCGTCAACGCCGAAGGTGACCCCTGCGGCGTAGATGAAGTGGGCGAACTGATTATCCAGATTGACCAGGGCAAGCCCTTCGGCATGTTCGGCGGCTACTACCGCGACGAAGAACGTACAGAGAAAGTGTTCGCAGGCGGAGTTTACCACACCGGCGACACCGCCACCCGGGACAAGGACGGTTATTTCTGGTTCGTGGGCCGCACCGACGACCTGATCAAGAGCTCCGGATACCGTATCAGCCCCTTCGAAGTAGAAGAAGTGCTCCACAAGCACCCCGCCGTGCTGGAAGTGGCCGTCACGGGCATCGAGGACAAGGACCGTGGCCAGGCCGTGAAGGCAACCATCGTGCTCCAGAAGGGCTACGAGGCCTCCAAGGAACTGTCCAAGGAAATCCAGCTTTTCGCAAAGAAGATTGCCGCCAGCTACAAGAGCCCACGCATTATCGACTTCGTGACGGAGCTGCCCAAGACCATCAGCGGAAAGATCCGCCGGGCCACCATCCGCGACAAGGATGCTTCGGCACAGGCCGCTGAAAAAGCCGAAGCACAGGCTGGCGAAAGCACCGAAACCTCGTCCGAAAAATCAGAAAACTAA